In the genome of Fulvivirga maritima, one region contains:
- the tsaB gene encoding tRNA (adenosine(37)-N6)-threonylcarbamoyltransferase complex dimerization subunit type 1 TsaB has translation MSLILSIETATPICSVALLNQGEILGSQNLYIEKSHSGLLAPIIDALVKQCGYKLSDLDAVAVSGGPGSYTGLRIGVSTAKGISFSLDIPLISINTLEAMAYGMNQVNYTNALLCPMIDARRMEVYCMVADNSLSQIQETAPKIVDELSFVELLNEREIIFAGNGAGKCRTAITHENASFIDLPFMNAEYVGKLAFEKFQEQIFEDVAYYEPFYLKEFRVTQPKKR, from the coding sequence ATGTCATTAATACTAAGTATAGAAACAGCCACTCCTATCTGTTCGGTGGCTTTATTAAATCAAGGTGAAATTCTCGGTAGTCAGAACTTATATATTGAAAAATCACATTCAGGTTTATTGGCTCCTATTATTGATGCATTGGTGAAGCAGTGTGGTTATAAACTTTCAGATCTGGATGCAGTGGCAGTCTCTGGTGGCCCGGGATCTTATACAGGCTTGAGAATTGGCGTTAGCACAGCAAAAGGCATTAGCTTTTCATTAGACATACCTTTAATTAGTATCAATACTTTAGAGGCTATGGCCTACGGGATGAATCAGGTAAATTATACTAATGCACTTTTATGCCCAATGATTGACGCTCGCCGGATGGAAGTCTATTGCATGGTTGCAGATAATAGTTTGAGTCAAATACAAGAGACGGCACCCAAGATTGTTGATGAGTTAAGTTTTGTAGAATTACTTAATGAAAGAGAAATTATTTTTGCCGGTAATGGTGCAGGCAAATGCAGAACCGCGATAACTCATGAAAATGCCTCATTTATTGATCTGCCATTTATGAATGCTGAATATGTGGGTAAGTTGGCCTTTGAGAAATTTCAAGAACAAATATTCGAAGATGTAGCTTATTATGAGCCATTTTATCTTAAAGAGTTTCGAGTAACTCAACCTAAGAAGCGTTGA
- a CDS encoding DUF2480 family protein: MSEETEIINRVANSPLITLDLTDFIDKSERMVFDLKDWLFQEMILKEKDFRGYVKDHDWAQYEGNHVALTCTADAIIPSWAYMLVTTKLEPYAKTVAYGDLTDLEKLICTHAIAKIDVQQYQDKKVVVKGCSDLLVPEFAYVEVTQKLRPVVSSIMYGEPCSTVPLYKKPKN; the protein is encoded by the coding sequence ATGTCTGAAGAAACAGAAATTATTAATAGAGTAGCTAATAGTCCGTTAATAACCTTAGACCTTACTGACTTTATCGATAAATCGGAGAGAATGGTGTTTGATCTTAAAGACTGGTTATTTCAGGAAATGATTCTTAAAGAAAAGGATTTCCGTGGCTATGTAAAAGATCATGATTGGGCTCAATATGAGGGCAATCATGTAGCACTCACTTGTACTGCTGATGCTATTATTCCTTCATGGGCATATATGCTCGTCACTACCAAATTAGAACCATATGCTAAAACCGTAGCTTATGGAGATTTGACAGATTTAGAAAAACTGATTTGCACACATGCTATTGCGAAAATTGACGTTCAGCAATATCAAGATAAAAAAGTAGTAGTTAAAGGGTGCAGTGATTTGTTGGTTCCGGAGTTTGCTTATGTAGAAGTAACCCAAAAACTAAGGCCGGTAGTTTCTAGTATCATGTATGGCGAGCCTTGTAGTACCGTACCATTGTACAAAAAGCCAAAGAATTAA
- a CDS encoding M43 family zinc metalloprotease, which translates to MNQNLLSCLFGRIIFFLFLITPLFSQGQERKCFSYEYEQRLRSKYPQLKSIDDYEKALKDFSKQRKSSSQYREPGDVFTIPVIFHVIHNGEPVGSGDNISAALIEAQIEQLNFDYRKREGTLGYNDNPVGADVLVEFAPALIGADGQILEEPGINRIDRNDMGWSAPPYGVCTSFGLDETYIEEVIKPESGWNANQYLNIWIMEINCNILGYAQFPSLAQLPGMEDDEGPASTDGVVLLTSTVGGENLANPDGGNFNIGRTATHEVGHWLGLRHIWGDGGCSVDDYCDDTPAASEPNYGCSEHESCGSMDMIENYMDYTDDACMNIFTEDQKSRIDIALLNSPRRAQLEFSTVHLVAFPNLFISEIVDGTETADLPRFVELYNSNTEAYDLSDVSLRIYFNGQSEHSVSIDIPEGTTIEPGGTFVFSKSEFDGTWGSNFAGVTPDLIDADVNADGNDVYELYDNNLNMAIDVFGQVGIDGNGQDWDYQDARAVRNSYVLTANAGVFSFVDWTITSYDADDSDPGNHLAEIPAFDAAIARISGVENGETYFSCEGEVTVSPVVEIENRGTETFSSIDLLINQNGNEIPITANFEVLQPGETIAYSMPDIVHAVEGEFSYAVSIAEEDGNPTNDNEVEVSYIIDIFENTTGLQVVTQTDEYPEEISWAIQDNNGNVIFFNNTFSANDLDISAICLEDGDYTFILYDSYGDGIYDGYSSLFSR; encoded by the coding sequence ATGAACCAAAATCTACTTTCCTGTCTGTTCGGCAGAATTATATTTTTTCTTTTCTTAATTACTCCTTTGTTTTCTCAAGGCCAGGAAAGAAAATGTTTTAGCTACGAATATGAACAACGTTTACGGAGTAAATACCCTCAGTTAAAGTCTATTGATGATTATGAAAAGGCTTTAAAAGACTTTTCTAAACAACGTAAATCATCATCTCAATACAGAGAGCCTGGAGATGTCTTTACCATTCCTGTCATATTTCATGTAATTCATAATGGTGAGCCAGTAGGCAGTGGAGATAATATCAGTGCAGCATTAATAGAGGCACAGATAGAACAGCTAAACTTCGATTATAGAAAAAGAGAAGGAACATTAGGCTATAATGATAACCCTGTAGGTGCTGATGTGCTGGTTGAGTTTGCGCCAGCATTAATTGGTGCAGATGGTCAAATACTGGAAGAACCAGGTATAAATAGAATTGATCGTAATGATATGGGCTGGAGCGCTCCTCCTTATGGGGTATGCACATCTTTTGGTCTCGATGAAACTTATATAGAAGAGGTAATAAAACCGGAGTCTGGCTGGAATGCTAATCAGTATCTTAATATTTGGATTATGGAGATAAACTGTAATATTTTAGGATACGCTCAATTTCCAAGTTTGGCACAACTACCAGGTATGGAAGATGATGAAGGACCAGCTTCAACGGATGGTGTTGTTTTATTAACCTCTACTGTAGGAGGTGAAAATTTAGCTAATCCTGATGGTGGAAATTTCAACATCGGTCGTACTGCAACTCATGAAGTAGGTCATTGGTTAGGGCTTAGACACATCTGGGGAGACGGAGGTTGTAGTGTAGATGATTATTGTGATGATACCCCAGCTGCAAGTGAACCAAATTATGGATGTTCAGAGCATGAAAGTTGTGGTTCAATGGATATGATTGAAAATTATATGGATTACACAGATGATGCCTGTATGAATATATTTACAGAAGATCAGAAATCCAGAATTGATATCGCACTTCTAAACTCTCCCAGAAGGGCGCAGCTCGAGTTTTCTACTGTGCATTTGGTTGCTTTTCCTAATCTTTTCATTAGTGAAATTGTAGATGGTACAGAAACAGCAGATTTGCCAAGGTTCGTAGAGCTCTATAATAGTAATACGGAAGCTTATGACTTGAGCGATGTATCACTTCGTATTTATTTTAATGGGCAAAGTGAGCATAGTGTTTCTATCGATATTCCAGAGGGCACTACCATAGAGCCCGGTGGTACATTTGTATTCTCTAAATCCGAGTTTGATGGCACTTGGGGCAGTAACTTTGCAGGAGTTACTCCAGATTTGATAGATGCAGATGTCAATGCTGATGGTAACGATGTGTATGAATTGTACGATAATAACCTGAATATGGCCATTGATGTCTTCGGTCAAGTTGGTATTGATGGCAACGGACAGGATTGGGATTATCAAGATGCACGAGCAGTAAGGAATAGTTATGTACTTACTGCTAATGCCGGTGTTTTTAGTTTTGTTGATTGGACTATCACATCTTATGATGCAGATGATAGCGACCCGGGAAACCATTTGGCGGAAATACCAGCGTTTGATGCTGCTATTGCTCGGATATCAGGAGTGGAGAATGGTGAAACCTATTTCTCTTGTGAAGGAGAAGTAACAGTATCGCCTGTGGTTGAAATTGAAAATCGAGGAACAGAAACTTTTAGTAGTATAGACCTGCTGATCAATCAAAATGGCAATGAAATACCTATTACGGCTAACTTTGAGGTGCTACAGCCTGGTGAAACAATTGCTTATAGTATGCCAGATATAGTTCATGCGGTAGAAGGTGAATTTAGTTATGCTGTTAGTATAGCAGAAGAAGATGGTAATCCTACTAATGATAATGAAGTTGAGGTCTCTTATATAATAGATATTTTTGAAAATACTACTGGATTGCAAGTAGTAACACAGACAGATGAATATCCTGAAGAAATTTCTTGGGCTATTCAAGATAATAATGGAAATGTAATCTTTTTCAATAATACATTTTCAGCTAATGACCTAGATATATCTGCTATATGCTTAGAAGACGGAGATTATACATTTATCCTATATGATTCTTATGGGGATGGTATTTATGATGGCTATAGCTCCCTTTTTTCTAGATGA
- a CDS encoding T9SS type A sorting domain-containing protein yields the protein MILMGMVFMMAIAPFFLDDNTEIVTIPGDHPNFDAGFFEDPDSVFFNFSIPFVSSTDLGVVLEEPVAGELSFCIDKAAGRAYVENNGTTLITSMVYQYGVEELGLEAYSMDNLFFRPGEIMFLDLPLIDLEEGVNTVILEILSVNRGDDDQASNNINSSAVNFQKEAGEGFILTLNTDNYPEETSWYVLDDEGSIVFSNDELYANMQMETLMCLADGDYDLILEDSYGDGIFNDPALVFTTNELDTVIAFNGGFGSQVAIHFSVPFEFVLDASLEITEPISNESITSCSSFIEVSGIIENTGSIPITSLAYQIEDNEYTIDGFELLPGNRGTISFDIVSLDEGVNNISASLISLNGEEDANPDNDLDEISIDYIEDNSNTELRVELNLDGDSPDTSWQVEDLEGNVLVAAGDYTSNNVTLNSWMCLEDGCYIFRLMDSDGDGGPSASLYLNDELIGAVGEEDWSDEVEMNFCVTRPVAVESFTALANDDLTIELSWVDDPVGALSYQLEKSTDEVNWEDLSENISLESRSYLDVELEQDITYYYRIRKAYDNRNSAWVTASATANMVTGIEDQYKFGDLTLNLYPNPTKDKLNIVFSESIAEPVTIQVLDNTGEVIKETKLAEYTENTEVNISNISNGIYLVRIQSSKAILIKKIIKN from the coding sequence ATGATTCTTATGGGGATGGTATTTATGATGGCTATAGCTCCCTTTTTTCTAGATGATAATACTGAAATAGTTACTATTCCTGGTGATCATCCTAATTTTGACGCTGGTTTCTTCGAAGATCCAGATAGTGTATTTTTTAATTTTTCTATTCCTTTTGTTAGTTCAACAGATCTTGGTGTAGTACTTGAGGAACCCGTTGCAGGAGAACTGTCCTTTTGTATAGATAAAGCAGCCGGTAGAGCATATGTAGAAAATAACGGAACTACTCTTATCACATCTATGGTTTATCAGTATGGTGTAGAAGAATTAGGACTTGAAGCTTATTCAATGGATAATTTGTTTTTCCGACCTGGAGAAATCATGTTTTTAGATTTGCCTTTGATTGACTTGGAAGAGGGAGTAAATACAGTGATTTTAGAAATTTTATCCGTTAATAGGGGAGATGATGATCAGGCCTCGAATAATATTAATAGTTCTGCAGTGAATTTTCAGAAAGAGGCAGGCGAGGGCTTTATATTAACTCTTAATACTGATAACTATCCCGAAGAAACTTCTTGGTATGTGTTAGATGATGAAGGTTCTATTGTATTTTCTAATGATGAGTTATATGCTAATATGCAAATGGAAACCCTGATGTGTTTGGCTGATGGTGATTATGATTTAATATTAGAAGATTCTTATGGTGATGGTATTTTTAACGATCCGGCACTAGTTTTTACAACTAATGAATTGGATACAGTTATAGCTTTTAATGGAGGATTTGGATCACAGGTTGCAATTCACTTTTCAGTTCCTTTTGAATTTGTTCTGGATGCTAGCTTAGAAATAACTGAGCCTATTAGTAATGAAAGTATAACCTCTTGTTCGTCTTTTATAGAAGTAAGCGGTATTATAGAAAATACAGGAAGTATACCTATTACTTCTTTAGCTTATCAAATTGAAGATAACGAATATACTATTGATGGTTTTGAACTGCTGCCTGGTAACAGAGGTACTATTTCATTCGATATAGTCAGTTTGGATGAAGGTGTTAATAACATTAGTGCCTCACTTATATCATTAAACGGAGAGGAAGATGCTAATCCAGACAATGACTTAGATGAGATTTCAATAGACTATATTGAAGATAATAGTAATACTGAATTACGAGTGGAGTTAAATTTGGATGGTGATAGTCCTGATACTAGCTGGCAAGTAGAGGATTTAGAAGGTAATGTTCTGGTTGCAGCAGGAGATTACACCTCTAATAATGTTACCTTGAATAGTTGGATGTGCTTGGAGGATGGATGTTACATCTTTAGGTTGATGGATAGTGACGGTGATGGAGGCCCTTCTGCCAGCTTGTATTTAAACGATGAATTAATAGGGGCTGTGGGAGAAGAGGATTGGTCAGATGAGGTAGAAATGAATTTTTGTGTGACTCGGCCTGTCGCTGTAGAATCCTTTACAGCTCTAGCTAATGATGATCTTACTATTGAGCTTTCATGGGTTGATGATCCGGTAGGGGCATTATCCTATCAGTTAGAAAAATCAACTGATGAAGTTAATTGGGAAGATTTATCTGAAAATATTTCGCTTGAATCAAGATCTTATTTAGATGTGGAATTGGAGCAAGACATAACTTATTATTATAGAATTAGGAAAGCGTATGATAATAGAAACTCTGCTTGGGTCACAGCAAGTGCTACAGCTAATATGGTCACCGGTATTGAAGATCAATATAAGTTCGGAGATTTAACACTTAACCTTTATCCTAATCCAACTAAAGATAAGCTTAACATTGTCTTTAGTGAAAGTATAGCGGAGCCTGTTACTATTCAGGTTCTGGATAATACCGGAGAGGTTATAAAAGAAACTAAACTTGCGGAGTATACTGAGAATACGGAAGTGAATATTAGTAATATATCAAATGGTATTTATTTAGTCCGGATTCAAAGCTCGAAAGCAATACTTATTAAAAAGATTATAAAGAATTAA
- a CDS encoding M16 family metallopeptidase gives MLNRTLPPPIQNIATVDLQQVKKATAGKTDTYYINAGTQPVIKLEFLFPYGGNYYEAKPGISMLCLQLLKEGTAKYNSKQVADTLAQYGAFLDINPSFDVPSISLLCLNKHIESLLPLVHDILTAPSFPEDELETLKRIQIQNLKTQNKKNSVIASKTFRNALFGDKHPYGKVITESDILNVSSQDLKGFFKSNLSNFEILVSGAVEPYLDHIVKTFSSMPVTTEISKNSQFTLDYKAQQINDNKENSSQTSIRIGKPIISKSHPDYSKLLITNHILGGYFGSRLMKNIREDKGYTYGIYSSLVNFQYDSYLVIGADIIKESLEDTLTQIKKEISKLQQEPISTSELDAVKNHLIGSFQSGISTPFSLMSKFKNIHLHDLDYSFYTNYITTIQSIDPYTILNTANDYLSFEDMTAVTVG, from the coding sequence ATGCTTAATAGAACATTACCACCACCAATACAAAATATTGCAACTGTAGACCTACAACAGGTCAAAAAAGCTACAGCAGGTAAGACCGATACATATTATATAAATGCAGGAACCCAGCCAGTTATTAAGCTTGAGTTCCTGTTCCCTTATGGCGGCAATTATTATGAAGCCAAGCCCGGTATATCAATGTTATGCCTTCAACTTTTAAAAGAAGGTACAGCCAAATATAATAGCAAACAAGTAGCTGATACTTTGGCTCAATATGGAGCGTTTTTAGATATAAACCCCTCCTTTGATGTGCCTTCTATTAGCCTTCTTTGCTTAAATAAGCATATAGAAAGCTTGTTACCTCTAGTTCATGATATCCTCACTGCACCGAGCTTTCCTGAAGATGAATTAGAAACGCTAAAGCGTATTCAAATTCAAAACCTTAAAACCCAAAACAAAAAAAATAGTGTAATAGCCAGTAAAACCTTTCGTAATGCTCTTTTCGGAGACAAACACCCATACGGTAAGGTTATTACAGAATCTGATATTCTTAACGTTTCTAGTCAAGATCTTAAAGGATTTTTCAAATCAAATTTAAGTAATTTCGAAATTTTAGTATCTGGTGCTGTAGAGCCGTATTTAGATCATATTGTTAAGACGTTCTCTTCAATGCCTGTAACTACAGAAATCTCAAAAAATAGCCAATTTACACTTGACTATAAGGCCCAACAAATCAACGATAATAAAGAGAACTCTTCACAAACATCAATAAGAATAGGAAAACCTATCATTTCCAAGTCACATCCAGATTACAGTAAGTTACTAATCACCAATCACATCCTAGGCGGATACTTTGGGTCTAGATTAATGAAAAACATTAGAGAAGATAAAGGATATACTTATGGAATCTATAGTAGCTTGGTTAACTTCCAATATGATTCATATCTGGTAATCGGTGCTGATATTATAAAAGAAAGTCTAGAAGACACACTTACACAGATAAAAAAAGAAATTTCAAAATTACAGCAAGAACCTATCAGCACTTCAGAATTGGACGCGGTGAAAAATCATTTAATTGGTTCTTTTCAGTCAGGCATTAGTACCCCATTTTCTCTTATGAGTAAATTCAAAAATATCCATTTGCATGACCTTGATTACTCATTCTATACTAATTACATCACCACTATACAATCTATAGATCCTTATACTATTCTAAACACCGCCAATGACTATCTATCTTTTGAAGATATGACAGCGGTTACAGTGGGCTAA
- the porV gene encoding type IX secretion system outer membrane channel protein PorV: MKYISTIFLGAIIMALNSFPTALYAQVTDPSDLTGADSDRRVITTAVPFLTITPDARAGGMGDVGSATSADANSVYWNPAKLVYIENDIGFSVSYTPWLGKIINDMSISYLSGYYKLSNEQAVALSMKYFDLGEIYFTNETGGDEGNFNPREFAIDAAYSRKLTQNLSIGVAGRFIHSNLTGSYTSGSASAQPGSSVAADLSMYYNKDLLLSGSNSNLALAAVISNIGSKLTYSDEDNRDFIPTNLRLGTAFTTNFNPYNSLTFALDFNKLLVPSPQADSSASDKTLLSGIFGSFSDAEDGFSEEMQEVTVSAGVEYWYNKTFAARVGYFYESENKGNRKYLTLGLGFRYQVFGIDFAYLVPSEQEHPLAETLRFTLLFNFDKGTKDQESVVN, translated from the coding sequence ATGAAATATATATCAACCATATTCCTAGGGGCTATTATTATGGCTTTGAATAGCTTTCCGACGGCATTGTATGCTCAGGTAACAGACCCCAGCGACCTAACTGGTGCTGACTCAGACCGAAGAGTTATAACCACTGCTGTTCCTTTTCTAACCATTACACCCGATGCACGTGCAGGAGGTATGGGAGATGTTGGTTCCGCCACATCTGCTGATGCCAACTCCGTTTATTGGAACCCCGCAAAACTAGTTTACATAGAGAATGACATAGGCTTTTCAGTATCATATACACCATGGTTAGGTAAGATCATCAATGACATGTCTATATCCTATCTTTCTGGCTACTATAAACTTTCAAATGAACAAGCTGTAGCGTTATCTATGAAGTATTTTGACTTAGGTGAAATATACTTCACTAACGAAACAGGAGGAGATGAAGGTAATTTTAACCCAAGAGAATTCGCCATTGATGCAGCTTACTCAAGAAAACTTACTCAAAACCTTAGTATAGGTGTGGCTGGTAGATTTATACACTCTAACCTTACAGGTAGTTATACTTCTGGTAGCGCCAGTGCTCAACCAGGAAGCAGTGTGGCAGCAGACTTGTCAATGTATTATAATAAAGACTTACTACTTAGTGGAAGCAACTCTAACCTTGCTCTTGCAGCAGTTATATCTAACATAGGTTCAAAACTTACATACTCTGATGAAGATAACAGAGACTTTATACCTACTAACTTAAGATTAGGAACTGCATTTACTACTAACTTTAATCCATATAATTCCCTAACATTTGCGCTGGATTTTAACAAACTATTAGTACCTAGTCCACAAGCAGATAGTAGTGCCTCAGACAAAACTTTGCTTAGCGGTATCTTCGGATCATTTTCTGATGCTGAAGATGGATTCAGTGAAGAAATGCAAGAAGTTACAGTTTCTGCAGGTGTAGAATACTGGTATAATAAAACATTTGCGGCCAGAGTTGGATACTTCTATGAGTCTGAAAATAAAGGAAACAGAAAATACCTCACCTTAGGTTTAGGATTCCGTTATCAAGTATTCGGAATTGACTTTGCCTATTTAGTACCTTCAGAACAAGAACACCCATTAGCTGAAACCTTAAGATTTACTCTCCTATTTAATTTTGACAAGGGAACAAAAGATCAGGAGTCCGTCGTTAATTAA